The Rosa chinensis cultivar Old Blush chromosome 7, RchiOBHm-V2, whole genome shotgun sequence DNA segment atgagtattttaggatcctttgcgtaggacggtctcggtcctaatttcccgaaggaacaggctttgcaaaatgagcgaggggccttagaagcaaccaatgaggattttggttgggcctgagcgtctgtagcgctattagaagcaaaatgtgtgactacatctccttcTATGGCATTGTAGCTATTTGGAGGAACAatcatggcgttatgctcatggttggtgtcatcacatgggacttggccagccttatggcgccccaagacggctgcagcaccagatgctgcaattgttgcggtcttgttaagtccaggaatcaattctcgattcttgcttcttctcactctgaagaatggatgtccgtgtgaagtctttagtatacggagcatcatatcacgaccagggtgccctagtcggtcatgccaaagccaatatgtgtcagaatccaagagatcttctcttatgacattattggattcaattggtcgaattgtagtgacataaagtccactagattgacacataagtttctctaagatgcgctttcgtccgcaatcattagaggtaatgcaaaggaactcttttccgttctcagtatgcgtttccgcatggaatccgttggctcttaaatctttaaagctcaataaggttcgatttgccttaggagcatagagagcttcagtgactttaatcaaggtgccatttggcaataggaattgggccattccatgtccttgaactaaacctgatggcccagccatcgtagtcatagtggaatatgtaggcaacatctccaagaataattgcctatgtcgtagaatggtgtgcgtagtcgcactatcagcgagacattgtagttcatccattccttaagagaaaagctcgtaattaaaaaaggagtcataaaggaaagaactcaacttttattaataagccaaacggaattacatcatcatttatttcatcaaagaaagcgtaatccaataaacttagttaatgcaaagcaatggtagtcgtctaacttctttcggtaattccaatgcaaaggtgaccaggtgagtagagagatgttggtggagcaaaggctcgcttaagtaccaattatctcaaaaccttcctagacatcacaattacattgagtacgcctacttttgaagaaagattaatcccattggcatctactataggataatgtggcgattgcctacatctcttggaaaatgaaaagacttaatcaaaatcgccagtttctgggttttgatttttgtcgtcttccacccttagatcgagattgccatcttgatcttcttgttccatgtaatttgcctcccttgcttcacgatacattttgtacgcgtttgcaacattctgggatgctttacatgcccttgcccaatgtccaggtagtccacatcggagacaagcatcattatggtcaggttcccttgatcgaggtcctttaggagcactttgaaaacggttgtttccattggtggtgttaccaccataaccggaggcttggcctcgctctctcttcacacgtttacctccacggttccgtgcacgcctatcttggcggtttccttcctctttagggcgagaatatggacctgaacgtccataattatcccttcttttagggtttcgctccttgcgtcctcccttggaggtgcgactataattagactccggaattgacttggttcccacgggtctagagttatagttcttcacaagtatgttgtcgtgcttttcagctacgttcatgacaccaattagctcatgaaatcttgtgatgcgtctagcattgatatcaattcgatagtttttagctatcattaatgcagagacagggaaggtagagagagttttctcgatcaacatcgtatcagtgatttgatgtccacagaattccatcatagacttgatacgaagtgcttccgaattgtagtcaagaactgtcttgaaatcacagaagcggaggctttgccatctctcttctaagtcgggaagcagggaatcacggacgttgccaaaacgctgctcgagttctacccatagctttcttgggtcttcctcattgaggtactcattttggagcgcgtcattcatgtgccttgtcatgagaatgatggcttttgcttcattagcctctctctttgctctatttgcttcaaaagcaagagcttgttgaggagtaagcacgtcctgacttggctcttggatcgtactcaggatcccatcagccttaagatgctggcgcatatcacggatccacctgtggtatcctgcgcctgttgtccctagtgggttgaagctcaacttgtttaggttactcatcctgaagaacaacaagaaaatagggttagtttcggagcgaaaaaggctaccacgaaaaactataaactttctgagcgtaatcgctttcaagaaattagggattttctgagcgtagtcgcttccaagaaaatcttgattccaagaggggttttggattaaatcgaaacaatgatgtatgtggtcgattgttttcttctcaacaaattctaagtttggaggactctacaagctccaagcttggagtgagcacgaacccccacagttcggcctttttggtctcccctatgaagaagaaagggggtagaataagggatgttggaagtccccgtgaaaagaagagaaaagtaataaaaacttcaaaaacgggaacttttagaaaagtttaccttaagaaTTGGCCggaaaaagtgtccggaaagtcgccggaaaagtgtccgaaagtcgccggaaaagtgtcccgaaagtcgccggaaaagtgtcccgaaagtcgccggaaaagtgtcctaaaagtcgccggaaaagtgtccggaaagtcgccggaaaagtgtccggaaagtcgccggaaaagtcgccggaaagttgtcggaaagtcgctcgacagatgtgtcgacagctgctcggcagcagctcggcagctgctgcgcaggtgctaggcaggctgctcggcaggtgctcgacagctgctgcgcagggcctcggcagatgctcggcagctgctgcgcagggggtcggcagggggtaggcaggggctcggcagctgctgcgcagggggtctgcagggggtaggcaggggctgtcggcagcacttcggcaggggctcggcagcacttcggcaggggctcggcagcactcggcaggggctcggcagcacaCTGACAGCGGTTCAGAACTTCCGGCAGCCGGTTCGgcaggtttccggccggttctgggggttctgaaaccggttctgagcttctgggatcaagggctttgatatgtgataggatttgggggtttcttgTAAGGTTGGTAAAATGACCTAGTTCGGATCAAGAACTTTCACTACTCTAATCGATttcgattctaattctagagcgatttcgtgctgataacgtgtttcagagaaactgaagagtgaattggtgagtcttcttctcatattgagggggtttatatagggttacaaagtagtgtaaatttgccctacatacattagtatatttgctacacaatttctctacctctcaatgtgcatttcatacaaaccacacattctccacttcttaagtgcatactccatgatatagacattttacctatttactacaacacaTCCAACTTTTCCTTTCATCCTTCTTTTTCCTCTATATAGGAACACCGCATTTGGagtttgaaggtgtttgattGATTAACCTATCTTATAACCAAATTTTCCTCCCTGAATTGCTTTATAAGTGTCATAATTTCTTAAGGTCTTACTAGAAGATATATATGTGGCCAACTTTCTATCTTTTCTTAAATAGCTAAAGATGATTACTTTAACTTTAAGTTGGTAAGCAGCGGTATGCTATGTCTGAATAGGTACACTTAAACTTAGCCTTGAACTTAAAACACATATTTGCAGTGAGAAGTCAATGTTTGTCAAGGAAGAATTTTCATTTATCGTGAACATGCATACAGCCATCACAAGTGTAATCAACAAGCTATGATTTTCACTTTACAGATAGCTAACCTTGTGCGCGAGGATTTGCAAATGGACTGTCCATTTGTCTCATACAGCTCGTCTTACAATCACTGAATGACATTCTATGCAGCTTGATACAAATATGGCTGAAACCTAGTTTTCCGGTCTCCATGTTAGAACCTAGAGCTTACACAACAGATTATTGGATTGTACATCCCCAAAATTCTTGTGCATTGCGGATGTTGCCTTTGGCTGACAAGTCAATCAGATCAACACCGCGACCTACATTTTAAAAGCAGATCTGTCACATGCTACAACTAGTTGAATTTATCCCCTCGAGGACTtctgcaagttttggagtttcTTGGGATTACCTGGAACCGGACAGTATGAATCTTCTCGTGCAGGACGGACATTGCCATAGGCTGACAGTTCAATTAGATCCATATCGCGACCTGCATTTCAAGGCAATTCTGTCATCTGTTATTAAAATAGTTGAATTCATCCTCTCAAGGACTATTGCAAGTTTATCGAAGTTTCATGGGATACCTGAAACCCGACAGTAAGAACTTTTCTGAATGAGCTCAGCTCTAGAATACTCTGTTCGATTTCCTTTTGATCTGTTCACTTTTGCCTACAGCATGtcagagaagaagaaacatgtggtttagagagagagagagagagagagagagagagagacaactgTCTGAATCTTTAAGACAGCATACAAAAAGTAGAAAACAAAGGTGAACTTCAGTTTAAATAAGGATTTGGAACACGAATGAAGAGTACAGGCTTCACATAAAAGGAAATGAGGTGAAGATGTTATTTGCAACCTTGGTTGAGATTTAGTGAATGTCTTAAAATTGATTAGACAGAGAAATGGTTAGGGTTAACAGAATAGTTTGATATACAGCGTAAGGGTAGCCATCACTTTTAAAACTCTGCTGAATTAACAGTCAATTTTAAACTAGGATTCCACACCAACATATGACTCTGTTCTGCACTTTGGTCCTTAGATGTTGCTGGCTGCATTAGGGATCAGCTTGCTGATCGTGCCAAGATATCTCGACTAGTGAAGGTATTTTAGCAGCCTTTAAAGATTAGTTATAAATGGAGGTATATATAGAAAGATTACCTACACTGGTGACAAACAAAAGTAAAAGGGTATTTTCTTGGACTGGAGATGGCAGATAATATGTAACAAGCTTCTAAAGAGAGAATAAGTCCAAACCTGTAAAACCTGACAATTTTCAAGCGTACTTTCTCCACCCTGAAACATGAAAGTTCTAAAAATCATGCATCAATTCAGGGCTCAGGATCGTACAGGAAACAAAATAAGCaaacaaaatttcaactatCAAGTTTATTATACCAAGTTGTAGAGAGTGTTTTAAATACTTTTTAcctatagtaaaaaaaaaaatgctaatgGGGTCACCCAAGTACACAAGAAGCATACATTAACTAGAAATTCAAAGAAAGGGAAGTTTGAGGAGCTGTGAATGTTCACTCCTAATGTCTCCTCAAAACACCATCCCTCAAGTGTCCAACCACAAAAGCACAGAGGCATATGAAATCCTTGTCCATGAATTTTGACTCTTATCAGAAACCTGCCACACCAAGCCAATCAGAATCCTGACTTCTCCAACCTACGCTTAGTATACACAACCTTGGTAAACAATACATACGCTCATATACTTTATTACAGCCAGTCAAAGTAACTTGCTTAAAAACTAATTAAAGGTTATTCAAAGGCCTAGAAAGTCCCTGTATCACCACAATTATCCATATTCTTTCACAAACAGGCTAAACTAGAAAGCCGTTTACATATTCATACTGACAAATAAGCTGCATTATAACATAATGTACATAAGATTATCAccagaaaacagaaaaccagCCATTTAAGCAACTTCTGGTTTCAGGTAACCATGAACGAACATCAATCTCAAGCAACTAAACTACACTCCAAGCAAAAGCAATGccatgtacccaaaaaaaactCAACTTTTTCGAGTCCTAGAAACTGATGAAACTCAATAACACAAGCATTTCCAAAATGCACGCACCATCTTCCAAGCAAAAAACTTGAATCCCAAACAGAGccttatctccaaaaccaaCCCAAACCCACCTCACAAAACACGAACCAATCCAAAACCAAGCAACCCCCactaattaaaacacataaagaCTGTGACTTTACCTTAGAGTAAGGCACAATGTGATCGTAATCATGACATAAGCAACCGGGGCAGCCGACGAGCTTCCGGAACACCGTGTTCCCGAGCGGGTCCCGCCTCCAGCGATCTGGGTCCCGCCCTTTGATCTTCTCCGCCTTCTCCCAGCATTGTTTCTTCACGCTGTGCGGGAAGCTTCGTGGGTTGGTAGCGAAGTCTTCGGTGACGTCATCGAGAAGAGAGACTCGTGGTGGTGAGAAACGAGACCTGGGCGGCGAGCTAGGGTTTCGGTCCCTTAACGGAGATGAAGGCCGGCTACGCCGCTTTGGTTCTTTGCTTGCTGGCCTCATCTTTCTCAGGTggtctttcttctctctcagctCAGCTTATCACTCTTCTGGTTCGGGTATTGGGTTGACCCGATCTAATTTTACCCAATAGGCCATGCAGAGATTAAGTGTAAGCCCATCTTGATGTTCCTTTACTGACTTGGGATGAGCCCAATATCTTTTGATTGTTATGCGGGTGGTTCTATTTAGACCTCTCGCATTTGTTATATAGATCTCCTTTCATTTTtgaataattttattttctacTGCACCCCTCTCGAACTGGAACCGTTGCACAAGTCTTTGTCTTCTATCTTCGCCTCCCTATATTTCCTAGTTTGTTTCATAATTGTTGTCTACAGCTTCACTTgttaaaattgaaattgggataTGCAGTTGATCATAACAATTGAGTAAAGACACTTCAACTTCATGACGTGAGATTACTTTTATATGCCATAACCATTTCTTATTATTCATTTTAGTATTTTGAATTACGACTTGATTATCCAGCACCATAACCTTATATTGGCTGATTTCCCAATTATACCAAAGATTTATGGGGGGATCCATTATGAGAATATTGATAGAGTCTGagaatatttttcaaaaaatttgatCTAATCTTGCATCTTTGAGCAGCCATGCCGCAAGCCAAATGGCCAGTGACCCCAGACCATCACTATAGTTGTTGTTAATTCGCTTTAGAGCAGGGTGATTGACATCTAGCTGTGGggaaagagagaagagaaacaagTAATGAAAGAGAAAAGGGCATAATAGAAAAAAATAAGTTTTCAAAAATTTAAGGAGGTCTTACTAGAATCAACCTAGTAGTATGGCAATATGAAACAAAATTTCAATACATGATTTTAATACACTTTTATTAACACAAATAACCGGAAAATTCCAATACATGATTTTTCCTGTCATTCTGTTTTGCTCCTAGAACAACTAATATGGTAGCTTATAGGTTAACTGCCTAAGCATTTGAATCTGATACCAACCTGGTATGGATTGGTCAAGCTCCGGAGGTTATAATGGATGTTTTAAAATTTAatggcatgtttacttacttttcattat contains these protein-coding regions:
- the LOC112175563 gene encoding uncharacterized protein LOC112175563 isoform X3, which produces MITITLCLTLRFLIRVKIHGQGFHMPLCFCGWTLEGWCFEETLGVNIHSSSNFPFFEFLVNGGESTLENCQVLQAKVNRSKGNRTEYSRAELIQKSSYCRVSGRDMDLIELSAYGNVRPAREDSYCPVPGRGVDLIDLSAKGNIRNAQEFWGCTIQ
- the LOC112175563 gene encoding uncharacterized protein LOC112175563 isoform X1; the protein is MRPASKEPKRRSRPSSPLRDRNPSSPPRSRFSPPRVSLLDDVTEDFATNPRSFPHSVKKQCWEKAEKIKGRDPDRWRRDPLGNTVFRKLVGCPGCLCHDYDHIVPYSKGGESTLENCQVLQAKVNRSKGNRTEYSRAELIQKSSYCRVSGRDMDLIELSAYGNVRPAREDSYCPVPGRGVDLIDLSAKGNIRNAQEFWGCTIQ
- the LOC112175563 gene encoding uncharacterized protein LOC112175563 isoform X2, with product MRPASKEPKRRSRPSSPLRDRNPSSPPRSRFSPPRVSLLDDVTEDFATNPRSFPHSVKKQCWEKAEKIKGRDPDRWRRDPLGNTVFRKLVGCPGCLCHDYDHIVPYSKAKVNRSKGNRTEYSRAELIQKSSYCRVSGRDMDLIELSAYGNVRPAREDSYCPVPGRGVDLIDLSAKGNIRNAQEFWGCTIQ